The following coding sequences lie in one Arachis stenosperma cultivar V10309 chromosome 5, arast.V10309.gnm1.PFL2, whole genome shotgun sequence genomic window:
- the LOC130979250 gene encoding peroxidase 10 — translation MECTNNKHPFVFLFWLVFLTPLVCSQLYYNFYDSTCPNLTRIVRYNILSAMNNDTRIAASLLRLHFHDCFVNGCDGSVLLDTTSTFSGEKNALPNKNSVRGFEVIDTIKSALEKACPATVSCADILTLAAREAVFLSKGPFWVVPLGRRDGTTASESEANNLPSPFDPLENITAKFVAKGLELKDVAVLLGAHTFGFAQCFTFKARLFNFGGSGKSDPTLDGSLLQNLQNLCPNQASSDTNLAPLDPVTTNTFDNMYYRNLLNNSGLLLSDQALMGDNTTASLVNMYSKWPLLFFRDFAVSMEKMGRISVLSGQQGQVRTNCRFVN, via the exons ATGGAGTGTACTAATAATAAGCAcccttttgttttcttgttctGGCTAGTGTTCCTCACTCCTTTAGTGTGCTCTCAACTTTACTATAATTTCTACGACTCAACTTGCCCAAACCTCACCAGAATCGTTAGATACAACATTTTGTCAGCTATGAACAATGACACAAGGATTGCAGCTTCTCTCCTCCGCCTTCATTTCCATGATTGTTTCGTCAAC GGATGTGATGGATCTGTGTTGCTTGATACAACCAGCACTTTTAGTGGGGAGAAAAATGCTCTGCCTAACAAGAATTCAGTGAGAGGATTTGAGGTGATTGACACAATCAAATCAGCATTAGAGAAGGCATGTCCAGCCACTGTGTCATGTGCTGATATACTAACTCTAGCTGCAAGAGAAGCTGTTTTTCTT AGTAAAGGTCCATTTTGGGTTGTCCCTCTTGGTCGTAGAGATGGCACGACAGCAAGTGAGAGCGAGGCAAACAATTTGCCATCACCCTTTGATCCTCTTGAAAATATTACAGCCAAGTTCGTTGCCAAAGGTCTTGAATTGAAGGATGTAGCAGTGCTCCTAG GTGCACACACCTTTGGGTTTGCACAATGCTTTACATTCAAGGCAAGGCTATTCAACTTTGGTGGAAGTGGTAAATCGGATCCAACACTAGATGGTTCACTACTACAGAATCTACAGAACCTATGTCCAAACCAAGCTAGCTCTGACACAAACTTGGCACCCTTGGATCCTGTGACAACCAACACATTCGACAACATGTATTACAGAAACCTGCTCAACAATTCAGGGCTGCTTCTATCAGACCAGGCTCTAATGGGTGACAACACCACTGCTTCATTGGTCAACATGTATAGCAAGTGgcctcttctcttcttcagaGACTTTGCTGTTTCTATGGAGAAAATGGGCCGCATCAGTGTGCTCTCTGGACAACAGGGCCAAGTAAGGACTAATTGTAGGTTTGTCAACTAA